The Ranitomeya imitator isolate aRanImi1 chromosome 3, aRanImi1.pri, whole genome shotgun sequence genome has a window encoding:
- the LOC138672954 gene encoding fibrinogen-like protein 1-like protein has protein sequence MGILHYLWILVLVCAVSTRHGHRRPRNEDEEPLENLPKDCSEIPLYKESGVYIIRPRGLHPLIVYCDMTESGGWIVIQRNTFNSEITWDESWTTYKYGFGNVEKDYWLGLEYLHHITKQKVYQVRFVIHDNTNEEKYADYNLFSVDDEANGYRLRLGSYTGTAGDAMSSIAAGTTHDNMKFTAKDKDQDIYSANCAASYGGAWWYAACFASKLNNKNGIHWQGLCNGNCQGSTVMIRPADYCVYL, from the exons GGATTTTGCATTACCTGTGGATACTAGTCTTGGTTTGTGCAGTCTCAACACGTCATGGTCATCGGAGACCAAGAAATGAGGATGAAGAGCCGTTAGAAA ATTTACCAAAGGACTGCAGTGAAATACCACTATACAAAGAGAGTGGAGTCTACATTATACGTCCCAGAGGATTGCACCCATTGATTGTGTACTGTGATATGACTGAGAGTGGCGGCTGGATTGTCATTCAGCGTAATACCTTCAATTCGGAGATAACCTGGGATGAATCCTGGACCACTTACAAATATGGCTTTGGGAATGTGGAGAAGGACTACTGGCTGGGCTTAGAGTATCTCCATCACATTACTAAGCAGAAAGTCTACCAGGTACGGTTTGTGATTCATGATAATACAAATGAAGAAAAATATGCCGATTACAATCTCTTCAGTGTAGACGATGAGGCTAATGGCTACAGATTGAGATTGGGAAGCTACACAGGTACAGCTGGAGATGCCATGTCTTCAATCGCAGCAGGAACCACACACGATAACATGAAGTTCACAGCAAAAGACAAAGACCAAGATATCTACTCAGCTAACTGCGCAGCCAGTTATGGTGGTGCGTGGTGGTACGCTGCCTGCTTTGCCTCAAAGCTCAACAACAAAAATGGCATTCATTGGCAAGGGCTGTGTAATGGAAATTGCCAAGGATCCACTGTAATGATCCGTCCAGCAGATTACTGCGTCTATCTTTAA